TGCAGCCTGGTGCACACATCCAGACTATCAACGATGTGTGAAGCAATCCTGGTCAGATTCAAAAAGCCTGggagaaaatataaaatcaacaaCTACACAATTGGAGAGTTGGAACAAAAGTACATTTGGGAACATCTTCCAAAGAAAAAGGAGAGCCATCGCACGAATAAGGGGAGTACAGCGTAGCCTAGCAGTGCATTTCAGATCTGATCTTATCAAACTAGACCGGAAGCTGCGAGCAGAATTGGAAAATATATTATACCAAGAGGAGCTCCTTTGGTTCCAAAGATCCAGGGAGGAGTGGATTGTCTCTGGGGACCGGAATACACATTTTTACCATACAGCCACCAATATTAAACATGCTTCCACAAAAATCAAGGGTACAGCCACCAATATTAAACATGCTTCCACAAAAATCAAGGGCTTGAGAGATAATATGGGTATCTGGATTACTGACAAGAAAGAAATACTTGATCTCCTTCGTGATTACTATATGAACTTATTCTCTGAAGATATGGTGCTACTGCCGGATGACCCAACCAAAGCAGCTTTCCCTACTCTACAAGAAACAGAATGGTGCATGCTGAACAGGCCATTCACAACAGAGGAAGTTAAAGAAGCAGTCTTTGACATGGCTCCATTCAAGGCCCCTGGACCAGATGGTTTTCAAGCCGGTTTCTACCAAAAAACATGGAACGTGGTCAACGAGGTGACATCAAACTTTGCTCTTGAATTTTTTAGCTCTGGCAAGATCCCGGTTGGATGTAATGATACAGTGTTGTCCCTAATTCCGAAGGTGACAAGTCCAGAATTCGCTAACCAGTTCCGGCCAATTGGATTATGCAACACTTCTTACAAGATCCTAACCAAGATGATGACTACAAGGCTAAAATTCATTATGCGGAAACTTATTGGCCCATACCAGACGAGCTTTGTTCCGGGGAGGCAAATTACAGATAATATACTTGTGTACCAAGAGACCTTGCACTCAATGAGGTATAAACAAGGCAAAGAAGGATGGATGATAGTCAAAATTGATTTAGAAAAAGCCTATGATAGGCTTTCATGGGACTTTATCCAATCAACACTCCTATATGCCGGTTTTAATGAATGCTGGATTAGGAACATTATGGAGTGTGTATGCACCTCAAGATTAGCAGTTGCATGTAATGGCCAAACATCAGATTGGTTCAAACCCAAGCGCGGGATTAGACAAGGTGACCCTATCTCCCCCATACTTTTTGTCCTTTGCATAGAAAGATTGAGCCATCTGATAGAAAATGCAGTAGATAAGGGCACTTGGAAAGGCCTGAAGATCACTAGAAAAGGTCCGATTCTAAGCCATCTGTTTTTTGCCGATGATCTTGTTCTTTTTGGAGAAGCTTCCATGCACCAAGCCTCAGTCATCAAGAAGTGCCTAGAAGAATTCTGCTCCATGTCGGGGCAGAGAGTCAGTTTTGCTAAGTCCTCATTATTTTTGTCAAAGAATACCCACCCTGAAATTCAGCAAGCCATCAGCACTAGTCTAGGAATTCCGAAAGTTGAAGATTTAGGAAGATACCTAGGAGTTCCTTCTATTCATGGAAGAACCAATCAAGAATCATACTCAGAATTGATATCAAGAGTACAGTTGAGGTTAGCTGGGTGGAAAAAGAAAACGTTATCACTAGCCGGACGAGTGGTTCTCACTCAATCGGTCCTAACAACTATTCCTGGATATACCATGCAACGACATACCTCCCCCAAGGAGTAATATCACGATTAGAGAGGCTTTCGAGAGACTTCATATGGGGTGCTGTGGATGGGGAAAGAAAATGCAATCTGATTAACTGGCAGACAGTTCTGCAACCAAAGGAAAGTGGAGGCTTGGGGATACGAAGCCTTGAGCCAACCAATAGGGCCTACCTAGCTAAACTTGGATGGAGATTTCTCAATGATGAGGACAGTTTATGGGTAAAAATCTTGAAAGTCAAATATACCAATGGCAGAACTGATCTGGATTCATGGGAGGCCAAGGCGAGAATGTCCAACGCATGGAGAGGATTGATAAAAGCCGCCCCAATTTTAAAAGAGGGCTCGAGGAAATATGTGAAAGATGGAAGAGCAACTAAATTCTGGCTTGACAACTGGATTGGACATAGACCTCTTTGCAGAGAAATATTAAGAGATATACCTTCCACAGAGATGCAGGCGACAGTCTCGGACTACTGGAATTCGGAGACGGGGTGGTTATGGAGCAAGTTCTCGGATTGTTTACCACAAGAAACACTTGATAAGTTGGCTGCAATTGTCCTCTGCACTGGTGAAAGGAACCAGGATGGCTGGGGATGGGGTATTGAGAATTCCAAGAAATTCTCTATCAATGCTGCATACAAAATAGCGACAGCCACAATCCAAGGAAGCGAGGACAAAGCGTGGAAAGCTATTTGGAGTCTNACACTTGATAAGTTGGCTGCAATTGTCCTCTGCACTGGTGAAAGGAACCAGGATGGCTGGGGATGGGGTATTGAGAATTCCAAGAAATTCTCTATCAATGCTGCATACAAAATAGCGACAGCCACAATCCAAGGAAGCGAGGACAAAGCGTGGAAAGCTATTTGGAGTCTGAAAGTACCCAATCGCATTCGAACTTTTCTCTGGCTAGCGAAACACGTACCCAATCGCATTCGAACTTTTCTCTGGCTAGCGAAACACGACCGACATATGACGAATGCCAACAGAGTAAGGAAAGGATTCACAAATGATGCTACATGTAAATACTGTGGATATTACAGGGAAGATATGGAACACATTATACGTACATGCCCAATTGCCAACCGTGTATGGGAAACACTTTTACCCTATGATCATGAGATGATGAAAAACCAGGATTATAGAAGCTGGTTAAACGCAGGTGTGCAAGGCTTTGAGAATAAGTCTCACAAACATATGACAAGCATTACTTTTGCAATCGCGACATGGTGGTTATGGAAGTGGCGGAATGATTTTGTATTCACAGATACCATAGTAGAGGTGCCTGCTAGGACCTATTGGATCAGAGAGCAGGTGAAAGAAATCAATACTGCCTTTGCCAGATCTAAGCAACCAGGAGCAGCATTAAGTATGAGGGCATGGAAACAGATTGGATGGACCAAACCCCCAGAAGATTGGTATAAAATGAATATAGATGGAAGCTGCAATCTAAGGAATAACTCTGCTGGATGTGGTGGCCTAATTCGAGATTCCAGAGGTCTATGGATAAGTGGCTACATGCACAAAATAGGCAGCTGTTCAGCTAGAGGAGCGGAAGCTTGGGCCCTTTTGAAGGGCATCCAACTTGTGCAGGCACTTGGTATTAATAAAGTCATAATTGAGACTGACTCAAGGGACATCTGGGAAGGCCTCTGCAATGGTAGGCAAATTGAAAATGCAGTAGACAATATCCTTCTTGCATGCAAAACTGAAGCCGCTAATATAAGCGAGTGGAAATTGGAGTGTGTTGGTCGTGAACAAAACAGAGCTGCCGACCTTCTAGCATGGAAAGCCGAGGAACTGGACAAAGGAGTGAATATCTTGCAATCGCCCCCTGCTGAATTGTTAGAAATCATGGAGGATGACAAAATTGGTGTATCGGCCTGGCGCCAGTGGTAGCTTACTGTATAGATTACGGGTGCCCCCTTCCAActgatctaaaaaaaataagctAGTCAACAACCAACGAACCTACTCTCCACTCCAGATAATTCCAAAGGGGCGGTGatatatgacaaaaaataatattaaataaaaaaaataagttggtcacctgttatgttattttggaaacataGACCACTCTCTGGTCTTTGCAACGTTACGCGTCTCATTGtcacaagattgacagatcacattgtcgaagcaaaaatagttaatgagacacatgaagcaaccaaagttcttatccccgaATGTCTCTCACCCCTTCTGacacgagattgcccttcaagttccagcataaacaattctcattgatgctcgcatatgccatgactatcaacaaaagccagaggcaaacactaactcatgttgggttattgatgaacaaattggtatttaattaatttaatcactaTCAATTATACATGGCTttttcccgagtcacccatcctgatggcCTGAAGATGTTAGCTCTAGACGATGATGAACAAGATTCTGTTACTACTACTAATGTcatctacaaagaggtttttaataatgtgtaattcgaaccggtgatattatgttttttttttattcaaagaGCAAATTTGCCCAAActatacaaatcctaaacactgataTATAAATTCTCAAAGTTTCAGCACAAGATGCTTACatatacacattagctattaattcaacaatttggtcgaattcaagcaaggataacatcacaaaacataatcgatctaaACCATCTTTTCATttgcattatataatattttgatgtataattatattattatatatcgatccaaaaattcttaaaatattatagcaaattcattccgtgcatcgcaccggtgaaaatactagttactataaaaataaactcGTAAGCAAgctggaatactataatattcaTTAATTGAATCATAAAAATATGAGAGGCTATGTTATAAGTCATGCCGTCTTTATCCAATTCACATGATGTAGTAGTATAGTTCTACTTTTAAAGGAGATCAATCTCTAAAGTCTTGTCTTCGAATTGAAGAAAACACACATTATCCTTTTGNNNNNNNNNNNNNNNNNNNNNNNNNatatatatatatatatatatatatatatatatatatatatatatatacacacacacacacacacacacactcactcacacacacatacatacatacatacatatatgcatgtatgtatgtacgtatgtatgtatgtatgacatacacccacaaaCATGCACTGTTTTCTTTTTAGTTAGCCGCCTAGGCGTTAGGCGCTATTCTATCGCTCGGCTAATGCTTAGCGATTATTGCAACCAagtttataagtattataactaGATGTTGTCTTGTGCGATACATGGTAtaaacttatataattaaatataaagtattgttataacatttataataaaagaaagagaattgGATGGTGTGTATCTCTTATTGCCCCAGGGAAGATAATGTGGTAGCTGATGCTTTAGCAAAGATAGCGATCAATCGCGGTTGTGACTGTATTGAATTTATACGGCCTCTAGTTCATATTCTATGGAATCTTGTGAATGATAGAGGCACTGCTGGTgtgttctttctttttaattaagcTGAGCTTTGCCCTGGCTAGGGCTTTCCCCTTCCATCGTttcagaaataaaaaaataaaagaaaaagaataataataatataatatagtttacgAATACATGTTCAATTACTAACAAAACTTAATGTTtgattctattttattattgaaaatataaattacaaattattaaaaacatcTATGTAAACTAAATTAGTAGTAGAAGTACAAAATCTTTCGGGTTGACCACAAAGTAAGATTTTGAGCCCATCTGGATTACTCACTCTTGATGCAACCACATGCCCACATATAATTGACCATGAACAAAAACTGTTTCTATAATAACAAGCCAACATTCGATAGTGTTTGACCTTGAATTTTGTTGATggtcattgcatatgaaagcATCAATAGGAATTGTGTTCTGTTAAACTTGAAAGGCAGTCTTGGGTCTGATGGAGTGATAATCATTCTAATTATTAGTACATTGGTGTCAGCATTTGTCCTTGCCAATATGCGTGCTTCTATAACATGGTCAGCTAATTTCGTTACAACCAACCGAGTACCATTGCAAATGCCAAGAATGTGGTCAATATTTCTCATTAACATCACATGTGACCCAACGTTTAAGGTTAATGAATAGTTtcaaagtataaaatatttaaaaaattatgtaaatatGTCATTCGATGTAATTTCAGACTTTACTAAAAACTCTTCAGTTGATTAATAATTGTAACACAAATTAGCATTA
This portion of the Ipomoea triloba cultivar NCNSP0323 chromosome 5, ASM357664v1 genome encodes:
- the LOC116020380 gene encoding uncharacterized protein LOC116020380 — encoded protein: MNCLIWNCQGAASRSFSRTLKQFVRDYNPLILGLLEPRVSGSQADKICSKIGFDEWMRIEAVGFSGGIWVFWKEVIHLDIVITHPQFVLLKVHNSNSEPWFLSVIYGSPNGPLRKKLFEDLSQHRIGFEGPWLSVGDYNSVINRDETSNTNTFSFARCAGFQDWIFREGLVDLGYDGSKFTWMRGLNSSSFKGARLDRALGNIDWKNRFPNVEVIHLPMLNSDHTPLLIRLSGTPPNNCNKIFRFSAAWCTHPDYQRCVKQSWSDSKSLGENIKSTTTQLESWNKSTFGNIFQRKRRAIARIRGVQRSLAVHFRSDLIKLDRKLRAELENILYQEELLWFQRSREEWIVSGDRNTHFYHTATNIKHASTKIKGTATNIKHASTKIKGLRDNMGIWITDKKEILDLLRDYYMNLFSEDMVLLPDDPTKAAFPTLQETEWCMLNRPFTTEEVKEAVFDMAPFKAPGPDGFQAGFYQKTWNVVNEVTSNFALEFFSSGKIPVGCNDTVLSLIPKVTSPEFANQFRPIGLCNTSYKILTKMMTTRLKFIMRKLIGPYQTSFVPGRQITDNILVYQETLHSMRYKQGKEGWMIVKIDLEKAYDRLSWDFIQSTLLYAGFNECWIRNIMECVCTSRLAVACNGQTSDWFKPKRGIRQGDPISPILFVLCIERLSHLIENAVDKGTWKGLKITRKGPILSHLFFADDLVLFGEASMHQASVIKKCLEEFCSMSGQRNQSRIILRIDIKSTVEVSWVEKENVITSRTSGSHSIGPNNYSWIYHATTYLPQGVISRLERLSRDFIWGAVDGERKCNLINWQTVLQPKESGGLGIRSLEPTNRAYLAKLGWRFLNDEDSLWVKILKVKYTNGRTDLDSWEAKARMSNAWRGLIKAAPILKEGSRKYVKDGRATKFWLDNWIGHRPLCREILRDIPSTEMQATVSDYWNSETGWLWSKFSDCLPQETLDKLAAIVLCTGERNQDGWGWGIENSKKFSINAAYKIATATIQGSEDKAWKAIWSLTLDKLAAIVLCTGERNQDGWGWGIENSKKFSINAAYKIATATIQGSEDKAWKAIWSLKVPNRIRTFLWLAKHVPNRIRTFLWLAKHDRHMTNANRVRKGFTNDATCKYCGYYREDMEHIIRTCPIANRVWETLLPYDHEMMKNQDYRSWLNAGVQGFENKSHKHMTSITFAIATWWLWKWRNDFVFTDTIVEVPARTYWIREQVKEINTAFARSKQPGAALSMRAWKQIGWTKPPEDWYKMNIDGSCNLRNNSAGCGGLIRDSRGLWISGYMHKIGSCSARGAEAWALLKGIQLVQALGINKVIIETDSRDIWEGLCNGRQIENAVDNILLACKTEAANISEWKLECVGREQNRAADLLAWKAEELDKGVNILQSPPAELLEIMEDDKIGVSAWRQW